Within the Deltaproteobacteria bacterium genome, the region GGGGATCCTGGCCGGGCTGGTCATCATCCTGCTGCTGGGAACGCTGGCGCGGAACGTCGTGGGGAAACGGCTCCTCGACGCCCTGGACCTGCTGATCCAGCGGATTCCGGGCTACCGCATGGTGTACTCCACCATCAAGCAGCTCACGAACGCCTTCTCCCCCGAGAGCACCGAGTCGTTCAAGGAGGTCCTCCTGGTGGAGTACCCGAAGGAGGGGTCGTATGCCCTTGGGTTCCGCACGATGACGGTGGAGGAGGGAGATCGCCGGCTGGTCGTCGTGTACGTTCCGACGAACCATCTCTATCTCGGCGAGGTCCTCTTCATCCCCGAGGGGAAGGCGGTCCGGCTCGAGATGTCGATCGAACAGGCGATTCGCCTGCTCGTGTCGGGGGGGATCGCCGCGCCGCGGGAGCTGCGGAGGATGCGGGCGGGGCTTGACAACGGGATCGACGGCCCCGTATGCTAACGGAACCATGATGAGCGCGATCGGAGATCGGCAGGAAGTCGGGTTGCTCGGGCTCGCTCTACTTCGCCCCCGGAGGGGCCGGACCGGAGCCTGAGCACGTAGCGCATCATTTACGTCGATTCGGGCCGCGGGGCCGGCAGGTTCCCGCGGTTTTTGTTTTTCGAGCCCCCGGGGACCAGCCCACAGGGGGTTTTTAATTTTGGGGAGGATAACCGAATAAGGTGCAGGCGCTTTCGGGGGACATTCCTGGTTCTAGCCGACGAAGGGAAGGAGTGTCCCCCGCCCACAAACCAGAAGAGTAAAGGAGGACGTGATGGCGGACAAGGTTTTCATCTTCGACACAACGTTGCGGGACGGGGAGCAGGTACCGGGGGCGAAGCTCGCCAGGGACCAGAAGGTCGAGATCGCGCGGCAGCTGGCGGTGCTGAACGTGGACATCATCGAGGCGGGGTTCCCGGCCTCCTCTCCCGGCGACTTCGAGTCGGTCCAGGCGGTCGCGAAAACCGTCAGGGGGCCGGTCATCACCGGCCTCGCGCGGGCGGTGAAAAAGGACATCGACACGCTGTGGGACGCGGTGAAGGTGGCGAAGCGCCCCCGGATCCACACGTTCCTCGGCACATCGGACATCCACATCCAGAAGAAGTTCCGCGCCGACCGGGAGAAGATCCTGCAGTGGTGCGTGGACACGGTGAAGTACGCCCGCTCCCTCTGCCGGGACGTCGAGTTCTCCACCGAGGACGCCTCGCGGACCGACTTCGACTACCTCTGCCGGACCGTCGACGCGATCGTCAAAGCGGGTGCCACGACGATCAACATCCCCGACACCGTCGGGTACGCCACGCCGATGGAGATGGCGGACCGGGTGCGGCGGCTGAAGGAGAAGGTCCCCGGGCTGGACCACGCGATCCTCTCGATGCATTGCCACGACGACCTCGGGATGTCCACGGCCAACACGCTCGCGGGGATCCTCGCCGGCGCCCGGCAGGCCGAGGTGACGGTGAACGGGATCGGCGAGCGCGCCGGGAACGCGTCGCTGGAAGAGGTCGTCATGGCGATCAAGACGCGCAAGGACATCTTCGGGGGCCTGGTCACCGGCATCGATACGAAGGAGATCTCCAAAACGAGCCGGATGGTGTCCAAGCTGATGGGGCTGCCGATCCAGCGGAACAAGGCGATCGTGGGGACGAACGCCTTCGCGCATTCCTCCGGTATCCACCAGGACGGGATCCTCAAGGATCGGTCCACGTACGAGATCATCCGGCCGGAGGACGTGGGAGTGACGGCGCACACGTTCGCCCTCACCGCCCGCTCGGGTCGCGCGGCGCTCAAGCACCACATCTCCGGGATGGGGCACCAGCTGACCGACGCACAGCTGGCGGAGATCTACGAGAAGTTCCTGGTCCTGGCCGACAAGAAGAAGGAAGTCATGGTCGAGGACCTCGAGATCCTCGTGCA harbors:
- a CDS encoding DUF502 domain-containing protein; its protein translation is MSGNVKKSFLTGVLVLVPLVVSVALLLWFFEKVDGLFSPVLDGVVRALFPGTDHIPGTGILAGLVIILLLGTLARNVVGKRLLDALDLLIQRIPGYRMVYSTIKQLTNAFSPESTESFKEVLLVEYPKEGSYALGFRTMTVEEGDRRLVVVYVPTNHLYLGEVLFIPEGKAVRLEMSIEQAIRLLVSGGIAAPRELRRMRAGLDNGIDGPVC
- a CDS encoding 2-isopropylmalate synthase, which translates into the protein MADKVFIFDTTLRDGEQVPGAKLARDQKVEIARQLAVLNVDIIEAGFPASSPGDFESVQAVAKTVRGPVITGLARAVKKDIDTLWDAVKVAKRPRIHTFLGTSDIHIQKKFRADREKILQWCVDTVKYARSLCRDVEFSTEDASRTDFDYLCRTVDAIVKAGATTINIPDTVGYATPMEMADRVRRLKEKVPGLDHAILSMHCHDDLGMSTANTLAGILAGARQAEVTVNGIGERAGNASLEEVVMAIKTRKDIFGGLVTGIDTKEISKTSRMVSKLMGLPIQRNKAIVGTNAFAHSSGIHQDGILKDRSTYEIIRPEDVGVTAHTFALTARSGRAALKHHISGMGHQLTDAQLAEIYEKFLVLADKKKEVMVEDLEILVQDELFKVPETYKLLNLQILSGTKATPMAALKVQRNNEVIEEAATGNGPIDAAYKCIERIVGANFKLIDFSLNAVTSGQDAIGEARVRIRSNGTIFSGGASSTDIIEAAIKAYLSAINRWVAAEAKTKTGKKGAAKKAVMPPIQVP